The genomic DNA AATAGAGGATGAACTAAGAACTTCCTTAGGAAGAATAATAATAGCTAAATCATTGGAAAAAGGAAAAATAATATTAGCTGGTCCTCAAAGTGCTGAAAAACTAAAACAATTAATAGAAAAGTTAAAAACCTTTGGAGCAGAAATGGTATTAATAGATGGGGCTTTATCTAGATTAAGCCCCGCTTCTCCAGTAATAACAGATGCAATGATTCTTGCAACAGGTGCAGCATTAACAATAAATATAAATGAGCTGGTAAAAAGAACCATTCATACAGTAAAAATGATTCAATTAGATGAAACAGAAGAAAAAGAAAAAATAAAAAATCTGAGTGATGGCATATATACAATAGCAGAAAAAATAGAAAAATTACCTATAAAATCATTACTTTCATTTAAAAATTTAGAAAAACATATACTCGAATATGGAAAAAAAATATATTTAACAGGAGCGTTAACGGAAAAATTCTTGAAATATTTAATAAAACAAAAAGATTTAAAAAATGTAGAAATCATAGTAAAAGATTTCACAAAAATCTTTATAACCCCGGAAACATATAAAATATATACAAAAAAAGGTGGTAAAATAAAAGTTTTAAAAAAAACCTATCTAATAGCGATAACAATAAATCCATATTCACCACAAGGATATATATTGGATTCTAATGAAATAAAAAAAAGATTAAGTAAATTAACAGATATACCAATAATAAATGTAAGGGAAGATGGATTATGGTTGAATTAGATTATTTATTTCAAAAATTAGAAATAATAACACCGTTAGGAAAAGATTTATTAAAAAATTTAAAATTTCTCATAGATAAAGATAGTATAGAATGTGAATTAGACAAAATAGAAGAAACAATAGAGAAAATAAATAAAGAAAAAGAAAAAATAGAAAAAATAAAACATAATTTAATGTATATAAAAGATATAAAAAGAACTATAGAAAGAATAAACAGTGAATATATATTAGATGATATAGAACTATATGAAATAAAAAATTTTTCAATATATTATGAAAAAATAAGAAAAGAAGCAACATTTTCATATCTAAAAATGCCCGATCTTAAAGAAGTTATAAAAATCCTTGATCCAGATAACACAAATTTACCAACATTTTATATATATGATTCATATTCAACAGAACTAAAAGAAGTAAGAAAGCAAAGAAAAAAAGCAAACGACAAAGAAAAAGAAAAATTATACATAAAAGAAATTGAAATTGAGAACAAAATAAGAGAAAAACTAACAAATAAATTAAAAAAATATAAAGAAGCATTAAAACAGGCATTAGATGACATAGGAGAACTTGATTTTGTAATAGCAAAATCACAGCAGGCTATAGAATATAAATTAACCAGACCTGAATTATCAAATCAAATATGTATTAATGGATTATATAATCCATTAATAAAAGATAGATTAAAAAACAGGAAATATCAACCAATAAATATAAAATTAAAAAAAGGTGTTACATTAATAACTGGAGCAAATATGACAGGTAAAACAGTGATATTAAGGACAATTGCATTAGCTCAATATCTTTTGCAATATGGGTTCTATATTCCAGCAAATTTCGCTAAAATGAAAATAATAAACAAAATATTTCTTATATCAGGTGATTATCAATCAACGCTAAACGGATTATCATCATACGCAGCTGAAATGTTAAAACTAAATGAAATATTAAAGTATATAAAAGAAAAAAATAATGCAATGATATTACTTGATGAATTAGCCCGAAATACCAATCCACATGAAGGAAAACTAATAGTAAAAAGTGTAATTCAAATACTTAATAAACATAATTCAATAACATTAATAACAACGCATTTTAATAACGTGGCCGATAAAAATATAAGAAAATTACGAATAAAAGGAATAAAAAAAGAAAAATTAAAAAGCAATATAACTCCAGAAAACATAACGGAAATAATAGATTATTCATTAATTGAAGAAAATGAGGAAATTGTTCCAGAAGAAGCATTAACGATAGCAAAACTGTTAAAAATAGATGAAGAGTTAATAAAAACAATTGAAAAGTTAAAAAAGGAGGAAACACTTAATGAGTAAATTAGGATTGGATATAAAAAAAATTGAATAT from Marinitoga sp. 1197 includes the following:
- a CDS encoding MutS-related protein, whose translation is MVELDYLFQKLEIITPLGKDLLKNLKFLIDKDSIECELDKIEETIEKINKEKEKIEKIKHNLMYIKDIKRTIERINSEYILDDIELYEIKNFSIYYEKIRKEATFSYLKMPDLKEVIKILDPDNTNLPTFYIYDSYSTELKEVRKQRKKANDKEKEKLYIKEIEIENKIREKLTNKLKKYKEALKQALDDIGELDFVIAKSQQAIEYKLTRPELSNQICINGLYNPLIKDRLKNRKYQPINIKLKKGVTLITGANMTGKTVILRTIALAQYLLQYGFYIPANFAKMKIINKIFLISGDYQSTLNGLSSYAAEMLKLNEILKYIKEKNNAMILLDELARNTNPHEGKLIVKSVIQILNKHNSITLITTHFNNVADKNIRKLRIKGIKKEKLKSNITPENITEIIDYSLIEENEEIVPEEALTIAKLLKIDEELIKTIEKLKKEETLNE